DNA sequence from the Verrucomicrobiia bacterium genome:
TCAGCCAACGGCGCGCCCCACTCGAAGCCCTCTTGAAAAATGAACGTATTAGAAAGATCGTGACCGGCAAGCTTGTCGAATATTGCTGCGGGTCATAGACCCGCGGTCCGTCAGATAAGACTTTCGCGCCGACTCAACTACCGTCACTTTTTGCGCGCCACGACCAGGAATTGCTTCCCGAAAAAGCCCCACGCCGGACGCAATTTAAGATACAGGCTGAGAAAGAAAATCGGATAGCGTGGCTGATTCACCATCGTGTAAGGCAAAAATTTCGCCACGTTCAATTCGGATTGAAAACCGCGCGTCACCAGCGCCTCGGTCATCGAATTTTCGGTGAGCGGCAGATGATGGTCCCAAAATTCCCAGTAAGTCGCCGGCAGATATTTGATATTCGGCCCCATCGCAATAATGCGTCCGCCCGGCGCAAGGCAGCGACGCGCTTCATCAAGGGTTCTTCCCAGCGCGATTTTGTCCGGCAAATGCTCGAAAAAATTGCTCGTAAAAACCACCTGCAACGAATTATCCGGCAACTCCCAATGCTTCGAGCAATCCTGCTCAAGAAATGTCACCGACTTGTCGAGATACTTAAGCGCATCGTGATTCAAGTCCATTGCGTATTTTTTTGCGCATTGAACCTGATTGATGAATTCCCCATAACCGCAGCCCAGATCCAGCACATGATCGGAGGGCTTCACGAATTTTTGAAAAAACTCCGCCAGCAGCACCGACCAGATTTGCCCGCGATATTCCTTGTTCTCGCGGAAGCGGGCTTCATAGATTTTTTCCAATTCAGCTGGTTCGTTAGCGCTCATTTCTTTTTATAATCACCGCGGCTGAAATATTTTTCCAGCCATACATAAAGGCAGATGAACAGGTAGCGGCTGCCCATTTCCTTGATCTTCAATTTCGCTTCGCCGGTGCGGCGGTTGCGCCACGTGATCGGCATCACCGTCCAGGTATAGCCCCGCACGATCGCCTTGAGCGGAATCTCCACCGTCAAATTAAAATGCGGCGAGATCAGCGGACGGCAACCTTCAATCACCGTGCGGCGGTAGCATTTGAAGGCATTGGTGGTGTCGTTCAATTTGATCTGAAACAGCACCTTCAAAAATAAATTCGCCATGCGGTTGATCATGAGCTTCACGCGCGGGTAATCAATCACCCCGCCACCACGCATGAAGCGGCTGCCGAAAACACAGTCGAACCCCTCGTTCAACTTCTGCCAATAACGCACCACGTCGCGGCAGTCATCCGATTCGTCCGCCATCATGATCACCACGGCGTCGCCTTGCATATTATCCAGGCCGCAAAAAATCGCGCGGCCGAACCCATGCTGGCCGGTGTTCTGCAACGGGCACAAATTGGGAATGGAATTCCTAAGCTCGCTGAGGATTTCCCACGTGCGGTCCTTGCTGCCATCATCCACGACCACGATTTCGTGCGGCACATTGTGAAGTTTAAGTTCAATATGCAAATGCTCGACCATGGAAGCGATGCAACCCTCCTCGTCCCGCGCGGGAACGACGATGGACAACAGCGACAACGGCGGCGGCGCGATTTTTTCGGCGCCTTCACTCATAGAGTGGAATTCCGCACCAGCACTGGGCCGCAGCATGCCGCGCCTGCTTTGGGTTGCTTAACACGATTGAAACAGGTTGCCAGTTTCACGTTTTGCTGGCAAGCGAGTTTGGAATCATCTGCCGCGCGCTTGTTGCTCCAGCCATTCGCTCGCCAGCGGCAACACCCGGTCCCAATGCAACGTCTTCGCCCGTTCCCACGCCGCAACCCGATAGCGCGCATATTTCTCCGGCGATTTCAAAATCTCCACCAACCCCTCCGCGAGCGACTCCGGTGTTTCCGCCTTGGAAATAATTCCAGTTTCGTCGTGCAACGTGGATTCGATCAGGCCCGCCACCGGGTACACCGCGCCCGGTGTACCCATTGCATTGGCTTCGACGACGTTTAGGCCCCAGCCTTCGCGCAGGGAGGTGTGCAGCAAAAAATGCGCGCGCCGCAATTCCGCATCCTTGTCCGCCTCGGAAAGCCCACCGGTAAAAACCACGCGTTCGCCCAGTTGCAATTCGGCCACCAACTTCCGCAACAGGGCATCCACTTCACCCGTCCCGACAATCGTCAACCGCACATCCACGCCACGGTCCACCAGGCATTTCACGGTGCGAACGGCGTGATCAATGCGCTTGTTCGGCGCGAGTCGCGAAACGACCACCAGCCGCAAGGGCAGCTCCAGCGTTTTCTCTGGCAAGGACGCCAGCGCAACAGTATAGACGCCGTAAGGAATCATTTTCACGGACTTGACGCCGTGCGATAAAAGAATTTCCCGCGTGCAGGAACTGGCCGTCCAGAATGGCACTTTGCGATAAAACCAATGCGTCCATTTTTCCTGCCAGCGGCCGATCATCGAAATCGGCCACGGATAAAAAGCGCTCCAAATGGGTCCAAGCACTTCGTGGATGTAAGCGGCACAATTCGTTTTGCACCACCACGGCGCATACCAGGGAATGCCGTGGTGCTGGTCCATCACCAGATCGAATTTCGGCTGGCGGCGATACCAATCAATCGCCTTCAGTATGGAAGTGCCCATGCCGCCGCCGCGCACGATGCGCACACCCTCGATGGTTTCTTCGCGCGAACCGCCAGGGAAAGCATTCGCAAACCAGAAGACTTCGTGGCCGCGCTTTTGCAATGCGGCGAGATATGCAAGCGTCACCCGTTCCGCGCCGCCGGAAATCGGGTTCTTCGGATCGCGCCAGTTCAACATCAGAAATCGCATGCTGGTAAAATCTGACGTTGGAAAAATTTTGACTGAAAGCCAAACAAAATAAGCGCGGCCTCAACCCGTCGAACGCCTCTTGACACTGCGCGCAAGGTAGGGGATTTGCGCGAGTCGCACACGCGTGTCTTGATCTTACTCCGCGGCGACGCCATGCGCCTCTCCTTGTGCGGCTGCATTTGTCACTGCCATCCCGATATGCACCGGTTTCATAATCGTCAGCGTTCCGTTCATTATGCTGATGGGCCGGACCGGATCTTTGCCGGCGCCAAACAAGGCCACATTGGTGAACACCAAAGTCTCTTTTCCCAGGAACGCGTTCGTCGCGATGGTCATCGGCACAAAGACCAGCACGCCGTCTTTCAACTGCGCATGGGAAAATGAATTGATCGCCACGCGCAGGACGCCGGACTTCACTTCACACGATGCCACCATGTGGTCGGCGACGGCGTCACCCGCAACTGGCGGACTGGCGGTCAGGGATTTTGAATTAAAGCGCAGGTCGAATTCTGCCGACAAGAGATTGGTATCGGTTGCCAGCAGGACCGGCACTTGCACGGTCGTGCCTGGAACTCCGTTGGTCGCGGCGATCGCGATCAAGGGCGCGGCGGCAGCCATGCCGGGCAGAAAAAGCATGGCCAGCGCAATCAGGCGCCCACATTTAAATCCCGTTTTGATCACGCAATTAAGCATAAGGCCCGCGGACGAACAGTCAACTTCGCCCTCGCTCAAGGCCGCCGCAATCCGCGGCACGGCGCGAATCGTCGTGTCACCTCTGCGACAACTTTAAACTTTAAATCCTCAGCCCCGAACCTTAATCTAAACCTATGTCGAAAAAAGCGTTAATCACTGGCATCACCGGACAGGACGGCTCTTACATGGCCGAGTTTCTTCTTAGCAAAGGTTATGAAGTCCACGGCATCATCCGCCGCGCGAGCACTTTCAACACCGGCCGCCTCGATTCCATTTACGCCGATCAACATTCCGGCAAGAGCCGTTTGTTTTTGCATTACGGCGACCTGAGCGATGCCAGCGCGCTCGCGCGTCTCGTCGGCCAGATCCAGCCGGACGAAACTTATAATCTCGCCGCGCAAAGCCATGTGCGCGTCAGTTTTGACAGCCCGGAATATACGACCGACATCACGGCGACCGGCACCATTCGCCTGCTCGAAGCCATCCGTGAGACCGGCGTGAAATCACGTTTCTACCAGGCATCTTCCAGCGAAATGTACGGCCTCGTGCAGGAAGTTCCCCAGAAGGAAACGACGCCATTTTATCCGCGCAGTCCGTACGGGTGCGCCAAGGTTTATTCTTATTGGATCACGGTGAATTATCGCGAGTCGTACGGCATGCACGCCAGCAACGGCATCCTTTTCAACCACGAATCTCCGCGCCGCGGCGAGACTTTCGTCACGCGCAAAATCACCCGCGCCGTCGCCCAGATCAAGGCGGGGTTGCAGGACAAACTTTACCTCGGCAACCTCGATGCCAAGCGCGATTGGGGCCACGCTCGCGAATATGTCCAGGCCATGTGGCTCATGCTGCAGCAGGACACGCCCGATGATTATGTCATCGCCACGAACGAGACGCATTCCATCCGCGAATTTCTCGATCACGCGTTCGGCCACGTCGGCCTCGACTGGAACAAATACGTGGAGATTGATCCGCGCTATTATCGCCCGGCGGAAGTGGAATTGCTCATCGGCGATTACAGCAAGGCCAAAAGGAAATTGGGCTGGGAGCCGAAAATCAAATTCAAAGACCTCGTCATTGACATGGTGGATGCCGACGTGAAATTGCTGCAGGATCATCTCGAAGGCAAAATCAAAGTCAAAGGCTGAGCATGACCCGCGCGCTGATTACCGGCATCACTGGGCAGGACGGTTCGTACCTGACCGAGTTGCTGCTCGAAAAAGGGTATGAAGTCCACGGCGTCGTGCGCCGGACCAGCAGCCTGGATCGCTCGCGCCTTCAACAACTTTATCAGGATCCAAAAACTTACGGTCATCGCCTTTTTCTGCATTACGCGGACTTGGACGATCCGACCTCGATGCGGCGCACCCTCGCGAAATCCGCGCCGGACGAAGTTTATCATCTCGCGGGCCAAAGCCATGTCGGTTTAAGTTTTGAAATTCCTGAGTCCACTTGCGAAATGACCGCGATGGGAACCCTGCGATTGCTCGAAATGTTGCGCGACCTGCCCAAGGCCCCGCGATTTTTTCACGCGGCTTCGAGTGAAATTTTTGGCCGCCCCGCCGCTTCGCCGCAAGATGAAGAAACGCCGATGGCGCCGGTGAATCCTTACGGCTGCGCCAAGGCCTTCGCGCGGCAAATGGTCGTCATCTATCGCGAGACGCACGGGCTCTTCGCCTGCAACGGCATCATGTATAATCATGAGTCTCCGCGGCGCGGTGAAAATTTTGTGACGCGAAAAATCTGCCGCGCCGCCGCTTCGATCAAGCTCGGCTTGCAAAAGGAATTGGTGCTTGGCGATACCACCGCCCAGCGCGATTGGGGCCATGCCCGCGATTACGTGCGCGGCATGTGGATGACGCTGCAACATGCCAAACCGGAAGATTTTGTTTTTGCGACCGGCAAATTGCACACCGTCCAGGACGTGGTTGAAACGGCTTTCAGCGTCGTGCAACTCCACTGGCGCGATTGCCTCAAACAGGATCCGCGCTTCATGCGTCCCGCCGAACCCCTGCACCTGAGCGGCAACCCTGCCAAAGCCAAACGTCTTTTGAATTGGGAACCGCAAACCACCTTCGTCCAACTCATCACGGAGATGACGCAGGCGGAGCTTCACGCTTTGTCAGCCCATTAACTCAACCTCGTAGAGATGCCTTCGCGGCTCGGCTAATTACAGGCGCGAAATTTTTTGCAACAGTGAGGTCGTGGATTTGCCGGGGACAATGGGCACGATAATAATTTTTCCTCCCGCTTCTTCCACAGCGCGGCGTTCATCCTGGTTCAATGTCTCGAGCGTGTAGTCGCCGCCCTTTACGTAAACGTCCGGCTGCGCGAGCTTGAGAAAATGCGTCGCGGTTTTTTCGGTGAAGATGCAAACGCCATTCACACTTTCCAGTGCGGCCAAAACGGCGGAGCGATCGGCTTCGGAATTTACTGGACGTTGCGAACCTTTAAGTTCGCGCACGGCGGCATCACTGTTCACGCCCACCAAAAGTGCGTCGCCGAGATTGCGCGCGCCTTCGAGATAAGTCACATGACCGAGATGCAAAATATCAAAACAACCGTTGGTCACGACCAGTTTCACGCCGCGTTCACGCAACCCGGCGCGCCACGCAGGCAACGCGTCCCACGAAATCATTTTGTCGCGAAAATTGTTCACGATTGAATTCTGTTCATGCGCCGCGCCGATTGGCAACGACATTTCATCGCGGTTTCTCCGCGTAATTGATGCTCATCACGCCACCCATGAAATTGATGATGCGCGTGTTTATCAGGCCGAGCGCCTCCATCCGCGCCGCGACGCCGTGTTGCCCGGCGTAATGCAACAGGGATTCAAGAATGTAACTGTGTGTGTCGGGATCGCCGCAAAAAATCCGGCCCATCCACGGCACGAATTTTCCGAGATACGCAAAATAAATTTCGCGCCAGAGCGCGTTATCCGGCCGCCCAAAATCCAGCGCCAGCAATCTCGCGCCGGGCCGGGCGACGCGCTGGATTTCGCGCAAACCGGCATCGAGGTTCGCGAGGTTGCGCAAGCCGTAACCGATGGTCACGATATCGAAGCTCGCGTCCGGGAAAGGAATGTGTTGCGCATCACCTTGCAAAAATTGCACGGAAGAATTTTTTTGCGCGCAGGAATTTTCCAGTCGTTGCTGCGCCACGGCGAGCATGGGCGCGCTGAAATCCAAGCCCACAACTTCCGCGCCTTCGCGAGCCAAAGCCAGGGCGATGTCTCCCGTCCCGCAACACAAATCAAGCGCGCGCATACCCGGACGCACTGTGGCCAGCGTGAGCACGCGCCGTTTCCAATAACGATGCAGTCCAAAACTTTGCAAGTCATTGATCAAGTCGTAACGAGGCGCCACCGCCGCGAACAGGTCTTGCACCCGCGCCGCGCGTTCTTCTCCCGCCACGAAAAATTTATTCGTCACGCGCCACGACCGTAACATACGCTCGCCGCGCCGCCCAATGTTTCTTCCCATTTGTGCATTTTGTATTTCGCAAAAGCGTATTTGAATTCACCGCTTGCCGGCTGCATCCGCGAGGAATGCGTGAACGTAATATAAATGGCATGAGAACCGCTATTCAGGAAAGTGCTTGAAATAATGAACATGACGAAAACAGCGAAAACAAACGAGATATCGGCGCTTAATTGCCGGTTGCGGCGCGCGCGCCATCAGCGGCGGGCGTATCAGAGCATGCCAGTTCGTTGTCCTGTATCGGTACAGATTCCTTATTTCCCAACCCGCAAATCCCTATGAAATTGTTTGGAAAATGGCGCAATGAACCGGTGGCCCAGCCTAAAGAAGAATTGCCTTTCGTGGGCAGCGGCGGCGTAGCCCCGGGCGATCGCCACGCGCAACCCGGCATCGGTTCCGGCCGCAAAATCCTCGTCGTGGATGACAATCCCGTCGTGCTCAAAGCTTTTGAACTCAAATTAAAAGCGCTCGGCTTCACCGTGCTCACCGCCACCGAAGGCGCCACCGCCGTCAGCACCGCCCGCGCCGAACAACCCGACCTCATCGTGCTCGATATTAATTTCCCGCCCGACGTCGGCTCCGCCGGCCTCCAGTGGAACGGCTTCAACATCATGCAATGGATGCAACGCTTTCAGGAAGCCGCCGGCATTCCCGTCATCATCATCACCGGCAGCGATCCCGAACGCTTCCGCGAACGCGCCCTCGCCGCCGGCGCCGTCGCCTTCTTCCAAAAGCCCATCAACAACGAAGAATTCCTCCTCACCGTACGCCGCGTCCTCGGCGGCCAAAACGAAGCGAAAGCAAAAACCGCGTAAATTTTTTTCACACATCTCCCCATGCAACGGCGGCTTACCACCGCCGTTCTTTTTTTTCACGACGCCCTCCACGCACAGCTTGAATTGCCAACCCCCGCAAAATCAGCTACACCAGTCCCGATGAAATTCGCATCCGCATTCTTCCGGCCACGCCTCCCCGCGCTGCTCGCCATCGCCACCCTATTTCTCCTCGCCACCGGCTGCGATAACTCCCCCGCGCCCGCGCCACTCCTCCCCGCGCCCACACCCTCCGGAAACTTCGAGACCTACCAAATCATCCGCACATTCCCCCACGATCGCGATGCATTCACGCAAGGCCTCCTCTACCTCAACGGCGTCCTCTACGAAAGCACCGGCCTCTACGGCCAATCCACCCTCCGCAAAGTAGACCTCCAAACCGGTAAAGTCCTCCAACACATAGACATACCACCCGAATACTTCGCCGAAGGCCTTGCCGAACTCAACGGCAAACTCTACCAACTCACGTGGCAACACCATCTTGCCTTCCGCTACGACCTCCAAACCTTCGCCCTCGAAATGCAATACACCTATCCCGGCGAAGGCTGGGGCCTCACCACCGACGGCCGCTCCCTCATCCTCAGCGACGGCACCCCCCAAATCCGCTTCCTCGAGCCCCTTACCTTCCAAGCCACCCGCACCATCCAAGTCACCGACGCCGGCCGCCCCGTCGGCAACCTCAACGAACTCGAATACATCAAAGGCGAAATCTACGCCAACATCTGGATGACCGACTACGTCGTCCGCATAGACCCCGCCACCGGCCACGTCCTCGGAACCATAGACTTCAGCGGCCTACTGCAACCCACCGACCGCGACACCAACACCGACGTCCTCAACGGCATCGCCTACGACCCCGCCACCGACCGCCTCTTCATCACCGGCAAAAAATGGCCAAAACTCTTCGAAGTCAAAATCAAAAAAAATTGAACCTGATTTGCTCGGTAGAAAACATTGGTTCCTTATTATTCAAAAGTAAAACCGAAGTAAGTTTTTGGGGAGCGCACGCGCCCCCGCGTGCAGTGTTTGGCGCCCCCGCCGAACACATTTCCCGTCTTCGTTCCTCATGGTAATATGATTTCTACAGAGCAAACCCGATTGATCCACCATGAATAACAAAACCCTCTTAAATGGCTCGGCGATCACAACTCTCCTTGGCGCGATGAAAACAATTTCAAAATACCCCAAGCTCATTGCCGCGCTGGTTGCGATTTTAATCGGGAACAGTTCGCCCGCATTCGCCAGCGAAACCAACCAAATTTCCGTCGCTACCTTCGACGAAATCGCAAATGCAAAAAACGTCGTTTGGGAATTTCTCGTGAACTGGGAGACATTGAAGAAACAACCCTCCTGGGACGGACATTCCACCGAACCACCCCTGCCGATGCATCAGGCCGTGACCACCGCCATGCAAGCGATAGAAAAAGCAAATCCCCAGATTGTAAATTGGCGGATAGACTCCATCACCGCTCGCCCGATTAGCTTCCCGTCCGACTCTCCGTTTTCCAAAACCGTCCAGAATTCCCATAGCTGGCTTTATCAAATACAATTAGCCCCTAAAGACGAAGCCACCTACGATAAAATTTTCAATGAAGGCCGAACCGCCACACTATGCCGCGTCGTTCTGATGGACGGAACCCTGGTCGGCCCAAGCCTCAAAGTTGAAAAGGAATAATGTCAATTTCCCGGGCGCATGTCAGCTTCTTGCGACCCGGAGGGTTGAAAGATATTAGCCGAGAGGTTGAGACGTGCGGAGCGCGATGGTATCGCCGGAACATAGCGGGGTTGGACAGAGCTGCAGTCCCGCAGGGACGACCGACAGTCTGGGGTATGGGCGGAGCTGCTGCTCCGCCGTCCCAAGTCCCGCAGGGACGACAGATCTTAGCCCAGCAATTTATTGCTGGGTTGGCCTCCGCACAAAATCAAGTCCCTTCAGGGACGAAAGAAATCTTCTCATGGAACGAACGCTCAGCCATTCGCCCAACGCTTC
Encoded proteins:
- a CDS encoding glycosyltransferase family 2 protein, yielding MSEGAEKIAPPPLSLLSIVVPARDEEGCIASMVEHLHIELKLHNVPHEIVVVDDGSKDRTWEILSELRNSIPNLCPLQNTGQHGFGRAIFCGLDNMQGDAVVIMMADESDDCRDVVRYWQKLNEGFDCVFGSRFMRGGGVIDYPRVKLMINRMANLFLKVLFQIKLNDTTNAFKCYRRTVIEGCRPLISPHFNLTVEIPLKAIVRGYTWTVMPITWRNRRTGEAKLKIKEMGSRYLFICLYVWLEKYFSRGDYKKK
- a CDS encoding glycosyltransferase family 4 protein, coding for MRFLMLNWRDPKNPISGGAERVTLAYLAALQKRGHEVFWFANAFPGGSREETIEGVRIVRGGGMGTSILKAIDWYRRQPKFDLVMDQHHGIPWYAPWWCKTNCAAYIHEVLGPIWSAFYPWPISMIGRWQEKWTHWFYRKVPFWTASSCTREILLSHGVKSVKMIPYGVYTVALASLPEKTLELPLRLVVVSRLAPNKRIDHAVRTVKCLVDRGVDVRLTIVGTGEVDALLRKLVAELQLGERVVFTGGLSEADKDAELRRAHFLLHTSLREGWGLNVVEANAMGTPGAVYPVAGLIESTLHDETGIISKAETPESLAEGLVEILKSPEKYARYRVAAWERAKTLHWDRVLPLASEWLEQQARGR
- a CDS encoding response regulator translates to MKLFGKWRNEPVAQPKEELPFVGSGGVAPGDRHAQPGIGSGRKILVVDDNPVVLKAFELKLKALGFTVLTATEGATAVSTARAEQPDLIVLDINFPPDVGSAGLQWNGFNIMQWMQRFQEAAGIPVIIITGSDPERFRERALAAGAVAFFQKPINNEEFLLTVRRVLGGQNEAKAKTA
- the gmd gene encoding GDP-mannose 4,6-dehydratase — its product is MSKKALITGITGQDGSYMAEFLLSKGYEVHGIIRRASTFNTGRLDSIYADQHSGKSRLFLHYGDLSDASALARLVGQIQPDETYNLAAQSHVRVSFDSPEYTTDITATGTIRLLEAIRETGVKSRFYQASSSEMYGLVQEVPQKETTPFYPRSPYGCAKVYSYWITVNYRESYGMHASNGILFNHESPRRGETFVTRKITRAVAQIKAGLQDKLYLGNLDAKRDWGHAREYVQAMWLMLQQDTPDDYVIATNETHSIREFLDHAFGHVGLDWNKYVEIDPRYYRPAEVELLIGDYSKAKRKLGWEPKIKFKDLVIDMVDADVKLLQDHLEGKIKVKG
- a CDS encoding class I SAM-dependent methyltransferase, translating into MGRNIGRRGERMLRSWRVTNKFFVAGEERAARVQDLFAAVAPRYDLINDLQSFGLHRYWKRRVLTLATVRPGMRALDLCCGTGDIALALAREGAEVVGLDFSAPMLAVAQQRLENSCAQKNSSVQFLQGDAQHIPFPDASFDIVTIGYGLRNLANLDAGLREIQRVARPGARLLALDFGRPDNALWREIYFAYLGKFVPWMGRIFCGDPDTHSYILESLLHYAGQHGVAARMEALGLINTRIINFMGGVMSINYAEKPR
- a CDS encoding GDP-mannose 4,6-dehydratase, encoding MTRALITGITGQDGSYLTELLLEKGYEVHGVVRRTSSLDRSRLQQLYQDPKTYGHRLFLHYADLDDPTSMRRTLAKSAPDEVYHLAGQSHVGLSFEIPESTCEMTAMGTLRLLEMLRDLPKAPRFFHAASSEIFGRPAASPQDEETPMAPVNPYGCAKAFARQMVVIYRETHGLFACNGIMYNHESPRRGENFVTRKICRAAASIKLGLQKELVLGDTTAQRDWGHARDYVRGMWMTLQHAKPEDFVFATGKLHTVQDVVETAFSVVQLHWRDCLKQDPRFMRPAEPLHLSGNPAKAKRLLNWEPQTTFVQLITEMTQAELHALSAH
- a CDS encoding glutaminyl-peptide cyclotransferase — encoded protein: MQRRLTTAVLFFHDALHAQLELPTPAKSATPVPMKFASAFFRPRLPALLAIATLFLLATGCDNSPAPAPLLPAPTPSGNFETYQIIRTFPHDRDAFTQGLLYLNGVLYESTGLYGQSTLRKVDLQTGKVLQHIDIPPEYFAEGLAELNGKLYQLTWQHHLAFRYDLQTFALEMQYTYPGEGWGLTTDGRSLILSDGTPQIRFLEPLTFQATRTIQVTDAGRPVGNLNELEYIKGEIYANIWMTDYVVRIDPATGHVLGTIDFSGLLQPTDRDTNTDVLNGIAYDPATDRLFITGKKWPKLFEVKIKKN
- a CDS encoding adenylyltransferase/cytidyltransferase family protein, coding for MISWDALPAWRAGLRERGVKLVVTNGCFDILHLGHVTYLEGARNLGDALLVGVNSDAAVRELKGSQRPVNSEADRSAVLAALESVNGVCIFTEKTATHFLKLAQPDVYVKGGDYTLETLNQDERRAVEEAGGKIIIVPIVPGKSTTSLLQKISRL
- a CDS encoding class I SAM-dependent methyltransferase, which codes for MSANEPAELEKIYEARFRENKEYRGQIWSVLLAEFFQKFVKPSDHVLDLGCGYGEFINQVQCAKKYAMDLNHDALKYLDKSVTFLEQDCSKHWELPDNSLQVVFTSNFFEHLPDKIALGRTLDEARRCLAPGGRIIAMGPNIKYLPATYWEFWDHHLPLTENSMTEALVTRGFQSELNVAKFLPYTMVNQPRYPIFFLSLYLKLRPAWGFFGKQFLVVARKK
- a CDS encoding cohesin domain-containing protein → MLFLPGMAAAAPLIAIAATNGVPGTTVQVPVLLATDTNLLSAEFDLRFNSKSLTASPPVAGDAVADHMVASCEVKSGVLRVAINSFSHAQLKDGVLVFVPMTIATNAFLGKETLVFTNVALFGAGKDPVRPISIMNGTLTIMKPVHIGMAVTNAAAQGEAHGVAAE